In the Serinus canaria isolate serCan28SL12 chromosome 22, serCan2020, whole genome shotgun sequence genome, one interval contains:
- the LMAN2L gene encoding VIP36-like protein isoform X2, whose protein sequence is MAAAGRWRAGLALLAVVLRLGGTAAEQTEEHLKREHSLSKPYQGVGSASSGLWDLLGNAMVMTQFIRLTPDVQSKQGAVWNRVPCYLRDWEMQVHFKIHGQGKKNLNGDGFAIWYTKDRMQPGPVFGSKDNFLGLGVFVDTYPNEEKQQEAQKRRYSPGNQRVFPYISAMVNNGSLTYDHDRDGRPTELGGCTAMVRNLNHDTFLVIRYVKRRLTVLIDIDGKHEWRDCIDVPGVRLPRGYYFGTSSVTGDLSDNHDIISLKLYQLTVERTPEEEKRDREVFLPVVDNLRLPGMEAPLEPMSGLALFLIVFFSLVALVFAIVIGIILYNKWQEQSRKHFY, encoded by the exons atggcggcggcgggcCGGTGGCGGGccgggctggccctgctggccgtGGTGCTGCGGCTCGGCGGGACGGCGGCCGAGCAGACCGAGGAGCACCTCAAACGCGAGCACTCACTGTCCAAACCGTAccagg GTGTGGGCTCGGCCAGCTCGGGGCTCTGGGACCTGCTGGGCAACGCCATGGTCATGACCCAGTTCATCCGCCTCACCCCCGACGTGCAGAGCAAGCAGGGAGCCGTGTGGAACCGAGTG ccctgtTACCTGCGGGATTGGGAGATGCAGGTGCACTTCAAGATCCACGGGCAAGGCAAGAAGAACCTCAACGGAGATGGATTCGCCATCTGGTACACCAAGGACAGGATGCAGCCAG gACCTGTTTTTGGGAGCAAGGACAacttcctggggctgggagtgtTTGTGGACACGTATCCCAAcgaggagaagcagcaggag GCTCAGAAGAGGAGGTACAGCCCTGGAAACCAG CGCGTGTTCCCCTACATCTCGGCCATGGTGAACAACGGCTCGCTGACCTACGACCACGACCGCGACGGGCGCCCCACCGAGCTGGGCGGCTGCACCGCCATGGTGCGCAACCTCAACCACGACACCTTCCTGGTCATCCGCTACGTCAAGAGGAGGCTCACG GTGCTGATCGACATTGACGGCAAGCACGAGTGGCGGGATTGCATCGACGTGCCTGGCGTGCGGTTGCCCCGTGGCTACTACTTTGGGACATCCTCAGTCACTGGGGACCTGTCAG aCAACCACGACATAATCTCACTGAAGCTGTACCAGCTGACGGTGGAGCGGACGCCAGAGGAGGAAAAACGGGATCGGGAAGTTTTCCTGCCCGTGGTGGACAACCTGAGGCTGCCAGGAA TGGAGGCACCGCTGGAGCCCATGAGTGGCCTGGCCCTGTTCCTCATCGTCTTCTTCTCGCTGGTGGCCCTCGTCTTCGCCATCGTCATCGGCATCATCCTCTACAACaagtggcaggagcagagccgCAAGCACTTCTACTGA
- the LMAN2L gene encoding VIP36-like protein isoform X1 — translation MAAAGRWRAGLALLAVVLRLGGTAAEQTEEHLKREHSLSKPYQGVGSASSGLWDLLGNAMVMTQFIRLTPDVQSKQGAVWNRVPCYLRDWEMQVHFKIHGQGKKNLNGDGFAIWYTKDRMQPGPVFGSKDNFLGLGVFVDTYPNEEKQQERVFPYISAMVNNGSLTYDHDRDGRPTELGGCTAMVRNLNHDTFLVIRYVKRRLTVLIDIDGKHEWRDCIDVPGVRLPRGYYFGTSSVTGDLSDNHDIISLKLYQLTVERTPEEEKRDREVFLPVVDNLRLPGMEAPLEPMSGLALFLIVFFSLVALVFAIVIGIILYNKWQEQSRKHFY, via the exons atggcggcggcgggcCGGTGGCGGGccgggctggccctgctggccgtGGTGCTGCGGCTCGGCGGGACGGCGGCCGAGCAGACCGAGGAGCACCTCAAACGCGAGCACTCACTGTCCAAACCGTAccagg GTGTGGGCTCGGCCAGCTCGGGGCTCTGGGACCTGCTGGGCAACGCCATGGTCATGACCCAGTTCATCCGCCTCACCCCCGACGTGCAGAGCAAGCAGGGAGCCGTGTGGAACCGAGTG ccctgtTACCTGCGGGATTGGGAGATGCAGGTGCACTTCAAGATCCACGGGCAAGGCAAGAAGAACCTCAACGGAGATGGATTCGCCATCTGGTACACCAAGGACAGGATGCAGCCAG gACCTGTTTTTGGGAGCAAGGACAacttcctggggctgggagtgtTTGTGGACACGTATCCCAAcgaggagaagcagcaggag CGCGTGTTCCCCTACATCTCGGCCATGGTGAACAACGGCTCGCTGACCTACGACCACGACCGCGACGGGCGCCCCACCGAGCTGGGCGGCTGCACCGCCATGGTGCGCAACCTCAACCACGACACCTTCCTGGTCATCCGCTACGTCAAGAGGAGGCTCACG GTGCTGATCGACATTGACGGCAAGCACGAGTGGCGGGATTGCATCGACGTGCCTGGCGTGCGGTTGCCCCGTGGCTACTACTTTGGGACATCCTCAGTCACTGGGGACCTGTCAG aCAACCACGACATAATCTCACTGAAGCTGTACCAGCTGACGGTGGAGCGGACGCCAGAGGAGGAAAAACGGGATCGGGAAGTTTTCCTGCCCGTGGTGGACAACCTGAGGCTGCCAGGAA TGGAGGCACCGCTGGAGCCCATGAGTGGCCTGGCCCTGTTCCTCATCGTCTTCTTCTCGCTGGTGGCCCTCGTCTTCGCCATCGTCATCGGCATCATCCTCTACAACaagtggcaggagcagagccgCAAGCACTTCTACTGA